From a single Fulvivirga ulvae genomic region:
- a CDS encoding competence/damage-inducible protein A, protein MSKSKAEILTIGDEILYGQLQDTNSQWMSAELDKVGIKTIRKSTVGDSREDILVAFKEAEERADIILITGGLGPTNDDLTKPCLAEYFGCEITMNEAALQEVSNLFASKGLELTEVNRLQAALPVCCDMVSNKLGTAPGMWFERNGKVFVSMPGVPHEMKKMMIDTVIPQLQQIFQTDVIFHKIIKTIGIGESWLAEMIRDWENNLPDHIKLAYLPSMGQVKLRLTAVGDNLDELKSQVDRLIGDLRQYAGKYIYGYDSDQIEEVVGRLLLEQNKTIALAESCTGGYVSHKITSISGSSKYYQGSVIPYHNSLKIDILGVSEQTLLDHGAVSEQTVYEMANLVRKKFNADIGVATSGIAGPDGGTPEKPVGTVWIAYADGEQTITRKLQLWKDREINIQATAVALLNLIRISLSKSIEIKQ, encoded by the coding sequence ATGAGCAAATCGAAGGCTGAAATACTGACTATAGGAGATGAGATACTTTATGGCCAACTGCAGGACACAAATTCGCAATGGATGAGTGCAGAACTTGATAAAGTTGGGATAAAAACTATTCGGAAGAGTACAGTAGGTGATTCAAGAGAAGACATTTTGGTCGCATTTAAAGAGGCCGAGGAGCGTGCCGATATCATACTGATCACAGGTGGTCTTGGCCCTACAAATGACGATCTTACGAAACCTTGCCTGGCAGAGTATTTTGGTTGCGAAATAACTATGAACGAAGCGGCGCTTCAGGAGGTCTCTAATCTTTTTGCAAGCAAAGGGCTTGAATTAACGGAGGTCAACCGCTTACAAGCTGCACTACCTGTATGCTGCGATATGGTAAGCAATAAACTCGGCACCGCACCGGGAATGTGGTTTGAAAGAAATGGAAAAGTTTTCGTTTCTATGCCTGGTGTACCTCATGAAATGAAGAAAATGATGATTGACACAGTTATTCCTCAGCTTCAACAAATCTTTCAAACGGATGTAATATTCCATAAAATAATCAAAACCATCGGAATTGGGGAATCGTGGCTAGCCGAAATGATCAGGGACTGGGAAAACAATCTGCCTGATCATATTAAGCTGGCATACCTGCCCAGCATGGGACAGGTAAAGCTCCGGCTCACTGCAGTTGGGGATAATCTTGACGAATTAAAAAGTCAGGTTGATCGATTAATTGGTGATTTACGACAGTATGCCGGTAAATACATATACGGCTATGACAGTGACCAGATAGAAGAGGTCGTGGGCAGACTGCTTTTGGAACAAAATAAAACGATTGCTTTGGCAGAAAGCTGTACCGGAGGCTATGTATCTCACAAAATTACTAGCATCTCCGGCAGTTCTAAATATTATCAAGGCTCTGTCATCCCCTATCACAACAGTTTAAAAATTGATATTTTAGGGGTAAGTGAGCAGACATTACTGGACCATGGTGCAGTAAGTGAGCAGACCGTATATGAAATGGCTAACCTGGTAAGAAAAAAGTTTAATGCAGACATCGGTGTTGCTACAAGTGGAATAGCAGGCCCTGATGGTGGCACGCCTGAGAAACCGGTCGGTACTGTTTGGATTGCTTATGCCGACGGAGAACAAACAATTACCCGTAAATTGCAGTTATGGAAAGACAGGGAAATCAATATACAGGCTACTGCTGTAGCTTTATTAAACCTTATCAGGATAAGTTTATCGAAATCGATTGAGATAAAGCAGTAA
- a CDS encoding DUF4197 domain-containing protein has translation MKKILTVASLVIVLAACTTTQINKTIGDINKAIGEESLSTEQVVAGLKEALIKGISTGSAEASKIDGYFKNPKIKIPFPPDVQRVEEKLRQIGLGNEVDKFVMTLNRGAEDAAKEAKPIFINAIKSMTIQDAWGILKGDDNAATQYLIKTTSAQLKSKFKPVIKSSLDKVNATKYYGDIVTTYNKIPFVEKVNPDLDDYATDRAIEGLFYLVAQEEEKIRQDPVARTTELLKKVFAAQD, from the coding sequence TTGAAAAAAATACTGACTGTTGCATCTCTGGTGATTGTGTTGGCGGCTTGTACTACAACCCAGATTAATAAAACCATTGGTGATATTAACAAGGCCATTGGTGAAGAGTCACTGTCTACGGAGCAAGTTGTAGCGGGACTCAAGGAAGCTTTGATAAAGGGTATATCTACCGGATCTGCGGAAGCATCTAAAATTGATGGCTATTTTAAAAACCCCAAGATAAAGATACCTTTTCCTCCTGATGTGCAGCGTGTTGAAGAAAAGCTAAGACAGATAGGCTTGGGCAATGAAGTAGACAAGTTTGTGATGACCCTTAACAGGGGCGCTGAGGATGCAGCAAAAGAGGCAAAGCCAATTTTCATAAATGCAATAAAGTCAATGACCATCCAGGATGCCTGGGGAATATTGAAAGGGGACGATAATGCTGCAACCCAATACCTTATAAAGACTACCTCAGCACAATTAAAATCTAAGTTTAAGCCCGTAATTAAAAGCTCTCTCGATAAGGTAAATGCTACCAAATATTATGGAGATATAGTAACGACCTACAACAAAATTCCTTTTGTTGAAAAAGTAAATCCTGATCTGGATGATTACGCTACGGATAGGGCCATAGAGGGGCTTTTCTACCTTGTTGCCCAAGAGGAGGAAAAAATCCGCCAGGACCCTGTTGCAAGAACTACCGAATTGTTGAAAAAGGTTTTTGCAGCCCAGGATTAA
- a CDS encoding T9SS type A sorting domain-containing protein yields the protein MAKFLLLISFCFLFSVKVFSTAPKVDSTATEPLEGTKIPVRHNEIAIPYDQFLRNLDDSAINDNNADNLISVTLNGQVINTGFDVTINPPKRKFTISFNDLLSPNSNYSITVDSVENNSNEPSGIFTLNFTTGGLSSIDNITASNKVCVGGTANLATIIIREGFEGNFYDENGQNSHQDLKLTLPSGFSFDSGGGSITVNNGNDSDIVVDNTSFGYENFGGVDVLFIGFEHGDVSGADYLDIIKLSGIKVNVAGNVAPGTYNITLANVDFSYPGLSVNDVVGFITVRANETVSLSHNGAGNASSVTICGGDEVIFTPSGGTDPYKFYKEGSATVLGTGTTFASSSLQDGDKIYAVSSGSNTTCVGTSASITVTVTSSTPPVITLTDLVTNQTSTVQDGQTFAIPVTSVGMGLSADQTGSFSGIGVQNGDEFLTNNVGKKPGLYEITFYNDQPCKPDVVFTFEVFDNSRTQILGLQNNGICYDAVNLIPIGWLGEGVEGDLMSITSTPNILTGSLNSDYNGGLSSGYFIDPDMVRNALQVGEEVVMNITYEDNNAIVQSVEQTIDVQGIPDLEIVLAGELPLEESYCEDASSIKIVGNPLGTNDVVKTFSILDLDQPAPDVNNAVPLTDLTFFFNSADAPNGTPAENILTYNNDKGYVIVYEYVSEFGCVAEMTDTIRVVPLPAPLSADPLQFDFCMGDDVGFIKIDKPDTVDITWYNSQGFLLAVADSLDPGVNTSFPDVFDFSVRPRNADIGCIGPATAVSIRVGEFPQANFTFFSNCSEDNRVTFNSSKSLGGSALRDSIQNVYWNFHDPDSLAQVDGHLVSHEFPGGGVYEAALVVETALGCADTLSQFVSVYEIMDAAVNNKVYLETFNLDGGGWISTRENDNANGLATNSSWQITEINNSPAWVTANDITGVFNDNEDSWVESPCFNLDIWDKPKIDVDIRHFTDKFEGTTLQYTISDNAVASEEVQWQTLGEIEGGINWFNSAGIAASPGGQTIGWEGGTEEWKKARISLDAVKEKAGGKPVRFRIAFASLQLGEGRENNYDGFAFDNFAIRERNRMIVLEHFTNVGAEGNEAENNYIDDFANARPLESVKIEYHTSYPASDPVYLLNKSDQSAHALEYGVNDVPRTVMDGIFGVKYRNDPFSEDEWGKDEYAKRTIIDAPFNLIISDTVVTDGANQGREGEGLKIDVEIVKNPTVDTIFSPLVLEIGILQKSFEANGRTFHNVLRKLLPDASGTYIYNDWLPNDLSRTETVTEYWSPDFTYNPTDTFLIVAYVHDTHLSRTRTKEIYQGAYKQIKIMPPNAAVTGMNDNRYDQFKIYPNPTEGDVMLVFDQPLIEDGPIRVYSSSGLCVYDGHIVKGMKSFKIPMGEYPAGLYFVTFYAQGQMIRRSVVHR from the coding sequence ATGGCAAAATTCTTACTGCTCATAAGCTTTTGTTTTTTATTCTCTGTGAAAGTTTTTTCCACCGCTCCTAAAGTGGATTCCACGGCAACAGAGCCTTTAGAGGGAACAAAAATACCTGTAAGGCACAATGAAATTGCCATACCTTATGATCAGTTTCTGAGAAACTTGGATGATAGCGCAATTAATGATAACAATGCCGATAATCTGATTTCTGTCACACTTAACGGGCAAGTTATTAATACAGGGTTTGATGTAACAATTAACCCGCCTAAAAGGAAATTTACAATTAGTTTTAATGATCTCCTCTCTCCAAATTCCAATTATAGCATAACTGTTGATTCGGTTGAAAATAACTCAAATGAGCCTAGTGGAATTTTTACGCTTAATTTTACTACCGGAGGTTTGTCAAGCATAGATAACATTACCGCTTCTAACAAGGTGTGTGTTGGAGGAACTGCTAATTTAGCTACCATTATTATTCGTGAAGGGTTTGAGGGAAATTTTTATGATGAAAACGGGCAAAATTCGCATCAGGATTTGAAGTTGACCCTGCCTAGTGGGTTCAGTTTTGATTCCGGCGGTGGTAGTATTACTGTTAACAATGGTAATGATTCGGATATTGTAGTTGATAATACTTCTTTTGGCTATGAAAATTTTGGTGGAGTTGATGTTCTGTTTATTGGTTTTGAACATGGCGATGTTTCAGGTGCTGACTATTTAGATATTATTAAACTATCAGGAATAAAAGTGAATGTTGCCGGTAATGTTGCTCCGGGTACCTATAATATTACTTTGGCTAATGTTGACTTCTCATACCCGGGTCTTTCTGTTAACGATGTGGTAGGTTTTATCACTGTTAGAGCTAATGAAACAGTAAGCCTAAGTCATAATGGTGCAGGAAATGCCTCATCAGTTACTATATGTGGCGGAGATGAAGTAATTTTTACTCCATCAGGAGGCACTGATCCATATAAATTTTACAAGGAAGGGAGTGCGACTGTACTGGGTACAGGAACAACATTTGCATCTTCAAGCCTGCAAGATGGTGATAAGATCTACGCCGTTTCTTCGGGTAGTAATACCACCTGTGTCGGAACCAGTGCCAGCATTACCGTTACGGTTACTTCAAGCACACCGCCTGTCATTACCCTGACTGATCTTGTGACTAATCAAACGAGTACCGTTCAGGACGGACAGACATTTGCTATCCCGGTTACTTCTGTCGGGATGGGACTTTCTGCCGATCAGACCGGCTCATTCTCAGGAATCGGAGTACAAAATGGTGATGAATTTCTAACAAATAATGTAGGCAAGAAACCCGGACTTTATGAAATAACTTTTTATAATGATCAACCTTGTAAACCTGATGTTGTATTTACCTTTGAGGTTTTTGATAACTCAAGAACTCAGATTTTAGGACTTCAAAATAATGGGATTTGCTATGATGCCGTTAATCTTATTCCGATTGGGTGGTTAGGAGAGGGTGTAGAGGGCGATTTAATGAGCATTACTTCAACACCAAATATTCTTACAGGAAGTTTGAATTCAGATTATAACGGAGGTCTTTCGAGTGGTTATTTCATTGACCCTGATATGGTTCGTAATGCCTTGCAAGTAGGGGAAGAAGTAGTAATGAATATAACCTACGAAGATAATAATGCAATTGTTCAGAGTGTTGAACAAACAATTGATGTACAGGGTATTCCGGATTTGGAAATTGTATTGGCGGGAGAGCTGCCTTTGGAAGAAAGCTATTGTGAAGATGCTTCTTCTATTAAAATCGTTGGTAACCCCCTAGGTACTAATGATGTGGTAAAGACTTTTAGTATTCTAGATCTTGATCAGCCTGCTCCTGATGTTAACAATGCAGTACCTTTAACAGACTTAACCTTCTTTTTTAACTCTGCTGATGCGCCTAACGGAACCCCTGCGGAAAACATCCTCACCTATAATAATGATAAAGGTTATGTTATTGTTTATGAGTATGTAAGTGAGTTTGGCTGTGTTGCTGAGATGACAGATACTATAAGGGTAGTGCCATTACCTGCGCCACTTTCAGCAGATCCATTACAGTTTGATTTTTGTATGGGAGATGATGTAGGTTTTATAAAGATTGACAAGCCCGATACAGTGGATATTACCTGGTATAATAGTCAGGGGTTCTTATTGGCAGTAGCCGATAGTCTTGATCCGGGGGTTAATACTTCATTTCCTGATGTCTTTGATTTTTCAGTAAGGCCCCGCAATGCGGATATTGGATGTATAGGTCCTGCGACGGCTGTTTCTATTCGTGTTGGAGAGTTTCCCCAGGCGAATTTTACTTTTTTCAGCAATTGCTCCGAGGATAACAGGGTGACCTTTAACAGCTCTAAATCATTGGGAGGCTCGGCACTTAGAGATAGTATTCAGAACGTTTATTGGAATTTTCATGATCCTGATAGTTTAGCTCAGGTAGATGGTCATCTTGTGAGTCACGAATTTCCCGGAGGAGGTGTCTATGAAGCTGCGCTGGTCGTGGAAACAGCACTCGGCTGTGCAGATACCTTAAGCCAGTTCGTATCGGTATATGAAATAATGGACGCAGCTGTTAATAATAAGGTTTATCTGGAAACATTCAATCTTGATGGTGGAGGCTGGATATCAACCAGGGAAAATGATAATGCAAATGGATTGGCAACCAATAGTAGTTGGCAGATCACCGAAATCAACAATAGCCCTGCATGGGTTACAGCCAACGATATCACAGGTGTATTCAATGATAATGAAGACTCATGGGTTGAAAGTCCGTGTTTTAACCTTGACATATGGGATAAGCCTAAAATCGATGTGGATATCAGGCATTTTACGGACAAGTTTGAGGGTACTACCTTGCAATATACTATAAGCGATAATGCGGTGGCCAGTGAGGAGGTTCAATGGCAGACACTAGGAGAAATAGAAGGAGGAATTAACTGGTTTAATTCTGCCGGTATAGCTGCATCGCCCGGAGGGCAAACCATTGGTTGGGAAGGGGGAACCGAAGAGTGGAAAAAAGCCCGGATTTCTTTAGATGCTGTAAAAGAAAAAGCTGGAGGTAAACCGGTAAGGTTTAGAATAGCATTTGCAAGTCTTCAACTTGGTGAGGGAAGAGAAAATAATTATGATGGGTTTGCTTTTGATAATTTTGCCATCAGGGAGAGAAACAGAATGATCGTTCTTGAACATTTCACCAACGTGGGAGCGGAGGGTAATGAAGCAGAAAATAACTACATAGATGATTTTGCCAATGCACGCCCTCTTGAATCAGTGAAAATTGAATACCATACCTCATATCCCGCTTCGGATCCGGTTTATTTGCTCAACAAGTCTGATCAAAGTGCGCATGCTCTTGAGTATGGTGTAAATGATGTTCCAAGAACTGTAATGGACGGTATATTTGGCGTGAAGTATAGAAACGACCCTTTCAGTGAAGACGAATGGGGAAAGGATGAGTATGCAAAACGGACCATTATTGATGCACCATTTAATTTGATTATTTCAGATACCGTAGTAACGGACGGTGCCAACCAGGGCAGGGAAGGGGAAGGCCTGAAAATTGATGTTGAAATTGTAAAGAATCCAACTGTTGATACCATTTTTTCTCCGCTTGTGCTGGAAATAGGCATACTACAAAAGAGTTTCGAAGCCAATGGAAGAACTTTTCATAATGTACTAAGAAAACTTTTGCCGGATGCTTCAGGGACATATATCTATAATGATTGGTTGCCAAATGATTTATCTCGTACAGAAACAGTTACTGAATATTGGAGCCCTGATTTTACTTATAATCCGACTGATACTTTCTTGATTGTTGCTTATGTTCATGACACCCATTTATCCCGGACACGAACAAAGGAGATTTATCAGGGTGCATACAAACAAATTAAAATAATGCCACCCAATGCTGCGGTTACCGGTATGAACGATAACCGGTATGATCAATTTAAGATTTATCCAAACCCTACCGAAGGTGATGTAATGCTTGTATTTGATCAGCCTTTAATTGAAGACGGGCCAATAAGAGTTTACTCGTCATCAGGTCTGTGCGTATACGATGGTCATATTGTGAAAGGAATGAAATCTTTTAAAATCCCGATGGGAGAGTATCCGGCTGGTCTTTACTTTGTTACCTTTTATGCACAAGGGCAAATGATCAGGCGCTCGGTTGTACATCGTTGA
- a CDS encoding arsenate reductase family protein, with translation MTKKVYFLSTCDTCKRIIKELGIGDEFEYQDIKHEKITAAQLEDMKSLAGSYESLFSRVARKYKELNLKEMSLSEDDYKQYILDEYTFLKRPVFVIGDEIFIGNSKKNVEAIKAGLK, from the coding sequence ATGACAAAAAAAGTTTACTTCCTGTCTACATGTGACACATGCAAGCGAATAATAAAGGAGCTGGGTATAGGTGATGAATTTGAGTATCAGGATATAAAACACGAAAAAATTACGGCCGCTCAACTGGAAGATATGAAATCCCTTGCTGGTTCTTATGAGTCATTGTTTAGCCGGGTAGCAAGAAAGTATAAAGAGCTTAATTTGAAGGAGATGAGTTTGAGTGAAGATGACTATAAACAATATATTCTGGATGAATACACATTTCTGAAACGACCTGTTTTTGTTATTGGCGATGAAATTTTTATTGGCAATTCAAAAAAGAATGTGGAAGCGATTAAGGCAGGTCTGAAATGA
- a CDS encoding dihydrolipoamide acetyltransferase family protein — protein MALVELIMPKMGESIMEATVLTWLKQEGDTIEQDESVLEVATDKVDTEVPSTHAGVLKEILAKDGDVIEVGKPIAIISTDGDEASTSGTPTTKEEKPKQAKPEPVTAESHSSNGAVKLAEPVSDRFYSPLVKNIAKEEGISLTELDRVPGSGKEGRVTKNDILAYVKTRGSEPAQTQSQSQPTTETTTSRPPQKVSVSISAGDEIIEMDRMRKMIAERMVDSKRISPHVTSFVEADVTNIVFWRNRKKNEFKQREGDNLTFTPIFIEAVAKAIKDYPMINVQVDGDRIIKKRDINIGMAVALPSGNLIVPVIRNADQYNITGLAKKVNDLARRARENKLTPDELSGGTFTISNVGSFGNVMGTPIIMQPQVGIMALGAIVKKPAVIETPNGDAIAIRHKMFLSHSYDHRVVDGSLGGMLVRRVADYLERFDMDTSI, from the coding sequence ATGGCACTAGTAGAACTAATTATGCCCAAAATGGGCGAAAGTATTATGGAAGCCACCGTGCTCACATGGTTAAAGCAAGAAGGTGATACCATAGAGCAGGATGAATCTGTACTTGAAGTAGCTACAGACAAGGTAGATACCGAAGTACCCTCAACTCACGCCGGTGTGCTTAAAGAAATTTTAGCTAAGGATGGCGATGTAATTGAAGTTGGTAAACCTATTGCCATTATTTCAACTGACGGTGATGAGGCATCCACCTCGGGAACACCCACTACCAAGGAGGAGAAACCAAAACAGGCAAAACCAGAACCGGTTACCGCGGAATCTCACTCTTCAAATGGTGCTGTAAAGCTGGCCGAACCCGTTTCCGATAGATTTTATTCACCACTTGTTAAAAACATTGCAAAAGAAGAGGGTATCTCTTTGACCGAACTTGACAGAGTCCCCGGCTCCGGTAAGGAAGGAAGAGTTACGAAAAATGACATTCTTGCTTACGTCAAAACAAGGGGGTCTGAACCTGCACAAACGCAATCCCAGTCTCAACCTACAACAGAAACTACTACTTCAAGGCCTCCGCAAAAAGTTAGCGTCTCCATTAGTGCCGGCGATGAGATCATTGAAATGGATCGTATGCGTAAAATGATCGCGGAAAGAATGGTAGACTCCAAACGCATATCACCTCACGTTACTTCTTTTGTTGAGGCCGATGTAACCAATATTGTATTCTGGAGAAACAGAAAGAAAAACGAATTCAAACAAAGAGAAGGTGATAACCTTACCTTTACTCCGATATTTATCGAAGCGGTTGCCAAGGCGATCAAAGATTACCCGATGATCAATGTTCAGGTTGATGGAGATCGCATTATAAAGAAAAGGGATATCAATATAGGTATGGCGGTGGCTCTGCCTTCAGGAAACCTGATTGTACCGGTAATTAGAAATGCTGATCAGTATAATATTACAGGTCTCGCCAAGAAAGTAAATGATCTTGCCAGAAGGGCCCGTGAAAACAAGCTTACTCCGGATGAGCTATCTGGCGGCACTTTCACTATTTCAAATGTAGGTTCTTTTGGGAATGTGATGGGCACACCAATCATTATGCAACCTCAGGTGGGCATAATGGCATTAGGTGCAATTGTTAAAAAACCAGCTGTTATAGAAACTCCAAATGGAGATGCTATAGCAATAAGGCATAAAATGTTCTTATCTCACAGCTATGATCACCGCGTAGTTGACGGCTCCCTTGGTGGTATGCTGGTAAGACGGGTGGCAGATTATCTTGAGCGATTTGATATGGATACCAGCATCTAA
- a CDS encoding FISUMP domain-containing protein — MKIYFSEPTKKSLLALILLTIMAVSSSCSDDDGDGGPAQATITGIDPVKGEVGDVVTIKGTNFSTTAPDNIVSFNGVQASVTSSTATEIKTTVPVNATTGKITVSVNELNPVTSSVSFEVYNCTELTLTLTSGGYSIETEVNGGTAPYEYALDDGSFQSASSFDVDAIDHSVKVKDANGCEASANITAAVLKTFTDDRDGQIYNVVKMGDQIWLGENFNLNTNASDSTSSWCPEDVAVNCDTHGRLYTWYVASEMAPEGWKLPSQADWEMLISTAGGMSTAGKSLKEGSMGLQRAGNREDNGTFGTLGGYGNYWSSEVNVNEQTEMSNFEISSSDAIDNYFLSGKIATSVRLIKD; from the coding sequence ATGAAAATTTACTTCTCCGAACCAACTAAAAAATCATTACTGGCTTTAATCTTACTTACTATAATGGCAGTTTCTTCTTCATGTAGTGATGATGATGGCGATGGCGGGCCAGCTCAGGCGACGATTACCGGTATTGACCCCGTTAAGGGTGAGGTAGGCGATGTTGTAACGATTAAAGGTACAAATTTCAGCACTACAGCGCCTGACAATATAGTAAGTTTCAATGGAGTACAAGCTTCTGTAACTTCATCGACTGCTACCGAAATTAAGACCACGGTACCTGTTAATGCTACAACTGGGAAAATAACAGTATCTGTTAATGAGTTGAATCCCGTAACAAGTTCTGTAAGCTTTGAAGTGTACAATTGCACTGAGTTGACGCTTACCCTTACTTCAGGAGGTTACAGCATCGAAACTGAAGTTAACGGAGGAACTGCTCCTTACGAATATGCTCTTGATGATGGCAGTTTTCAATCTGCCAGTAGTTTTGATGTAGATGCTATAGATCACTCAGTTAAGGTAAAAGATGCAAACGGATGTGAGGCTAGCGCTAACATTACGGCCGCAGTTCTGAAAACCTTCACTGACGATCGTGACGGACAAATATATAATGTAGTTAAAATGGGAGATCAGATATGGTTGGGAGAAAACTTTAACCTTAATACCAATGCTTCTGATTCAACATCATCATGGTGCCCTGAAGATGTGGCTGTTAACTGTGATACCCACGGCAGGCTATATACCTGGTACGTGGCTTCTGAAATGGCACCCGAAGGCTGGAAATTGCCATCTCAGGCCGATTGGGAGATGCTGATATCTACAGCAGGTGGTATGTCTACAGCAGGAAAATCCCTTAAAGAAGGATCTATGGGCTTACAAAGAGCAGGCAACAGGGAAGATAATGGTACCTTTGGTACATTAGGGGGCTATGGCAATTATTGGTCTTCAGAAGTTAATGTGAATGAGCAGACCGAAATGAGCAATTTTGAGATATCTTCTTCTGATGCCATTGATAATTATTTCCTTTCAGGAAAGATAGCTACCAGTGTTAGGCTAATTAAAGATTAA